In one Streptomyces sp. NBC_01288 genomic region, the following are encoded:
- a CDS encoding DUF4184 family protein encodes MPFTLSHAAAVLPAVRGDGRGRGRLVPAVLVAGSFAPDMTYYAASAVPGAMEFGEVTHSFRGVFTVDVAITWATVGLWLLLREPLVALLPRARQPRTATLSRCGAPRARATPSLAAWWYVSAVLGGLTHVVWDAFTHHDRWGVRLFPVLDRELGGRPLFSALQYGSSALGALLITAFVVRALRRVPAAEPVGVPVLSVRDRWVAGIVLAACALIAATERASTWWAYWGSTATPWDLIPTVCFGAGAGLVLGVLLYAAGVRVWRPATTGVPGDPDGVSAGRSRRAGSR; translated from the coding sequence TTGCCGTTCACTTTGAGTCATGCCGCCGCCGTACTGCCCGCCGTGCGCGGCGACGGGAGGGGGCGCGGCCGTCTCGTACCGGCGGTGCTGGTGGCGGGTTCCTTCGCTCCCGACATGACGTACTACGCGGCGAGCGCGGTCCCCGGGGCGATGGAGTTCGGGGAGGTCACGCACTCCTTCCGGGGCGTCTTCACGGTCGACGTCGCGATCACCTGGGCGACGGTCGGGCTGTGGCTGCTCCTGCGCGAACCCCTGGTGGCCCTGCTCCCGCGCGCCCGTCAGCCCCGGACGGCGACCCTGTCGCGCTGCGGCGCTCCACGCGCGCGTGCGACCCCGTCACTGGCCGCGTGGTGGTACGTCTCCGCGGTCCTCGGCGGCCTGACCCACGTCGTGTGGGACGCGTTCACGCACCACGACCGGTGGGGCGTACGGCTGTTCCCCGTCCTCGACCGGGAGTTGGGCGGCCGGCCTCTGTTCTCGGCCCTCCAGTACGGTAGTTCGGCGCTCGGCGCGCTGCTGATCACCGCGTTCGTGGTGCGTGCGCTACGACGGGTTCCGGCCGCCGAGCCGGTGGGGGTACCCGTGCTGTCGGTACGGGACCGGTGGGTGGCCGGGATCGTCCTGGCCGCCTGCGCCCTGATCGCGGCAACGGAACGGGCATCGACCTGGTGGGCCTACTGGGGTTCGACGGCAACCCCCTGGGACCTGATCCCGACCGTGTGCTTCGGCGCGGGGGCGGGACTGGTGCTGGGCGTGCTGCTGTACGCGGCCGGTGTCCGCGTGTGGCGTCCGGCGACGACCGGGGTGCCTGGCGACCCGGACGGGGTCAGCGCGGGGCGGAGCCGCCGGGCCGGCTCACGCTGA
- a CDS encoding lytic transglycosylase domain-containing protein codes for MTAHFGRRLRKGAATTAVAAAAVAALSASQAPAVTGGHRTLATGQATPDGSTDHSATGDSPYYTDLPPLSSPNPSPSDSQSPSIGTPVSVGEAEAGIPATILDAYKKAETELASSKPGCNLPWQLLAAIGKVESGQARGGQVDADGTTTSKILGPALDGNGFALIKDTDHGLYDGNSTYDQAVGPMQFIPSTWAWAGRDGNGDGVKDPNNVYDAALAAGHYLCRNDWNLSTDAGLRSAILSYNNSTDYLNTVLSWLEYYRKGTHSVPDGTGTVPSGRSDDNSPSSPTTPPSSSTPSTPTSPSTPSTPTTPTTPSTPGTPTPTPTPTDTVAKLADAGTAKLTAMAGDQFSKKISTSAETSAGKAVGKVRIRFTIVGTTDATFVGGEKVAAVTTNASGVAVAPALQAGETTGDFTVRATVVGRTIAGLDYTASVTPRVADTLVRTSTTALTCTPGGEFADQVEVKATNDGAVADKVAATATLIKAADDATENDKGPYFKDADGKTVRTLTGLATDADGLLKLPKLYADDTTGTFLLRITTTGGATLTVELTVAAADTSSSSPSASPSPSASPSA; via the coding sequence ATGACGGCGCATTTCGGCAGGCGGCTGCGCAAGGGTGCGGCGACGACGGCGGTGGCCGCGGCAGCGGTCGCGGCACTGTCCGCGTCCCAGGCTCCGGCGGTGACCGGCGGCCACAGAACGCTCGCCACCGGCCAGGCGACGCCCGACGGGAGCACCGACCACAGCGCCACCGGAGACTCGCCGTACTACACGGACCTCCCGCCCCTGAGCAGCCCCAACCCGAGCCCGAGCGACAGCCAGTCGCCCTCCATAGGGACCCCGGTCTCGGTCGGCGAGGCCGAGGCCGGCATCCCGGCGACCATCCTCGACGCCTACAAGAAGGCCGAGACCGAACTCGCCTCCTCCAAGCCCGGCTGCAACCTGCCCTGGCAACTCCTCGCCGCCATCGGCAAGGTGGAGTCCGGCCAGGCCCGCGGCGGCCAGGTCGACGCCGACGGCACCACGACCTCCAAGATCCTCGGCCCTGCGCTCGACGGCAACGGCTTCGCGCTCATCAAGGACACCGACCACGGCCTGTACGACGGCAACAGCACGTACGACCAGGCCGTCGGACCCATGCAGTTCATCCCGTCCACCTGGGCCTGGGCGGGACGCGACGGCAACGGTGACGGGGTCAAGGACCCCAACAACGTCTACGACGCCGCGCTCGCCGCCGGCCACTACCTCTGCCGCAACGACTGGAACCTGTCGACCGACGCGGGCCTGCGCAGCGCGATCCTCAGCTACAACAACTCGACGGACTACCTGAACACGGTCCTGTCCTGGCTGGAGTACTACCGCAAGGGCACCCACTCGGTCCCGGACGGCACGGGCACCGTGCCGTCGGGCCGCAGCGACGACAACTCCCCGTCCAGTCCTACGACTCCGCCCTCGTCGTCGACTCCGAGCACCCCGACGAGCCCCTCCACGCCGAGCACTCCGACGACCCCGACGACCCCCTCCACGCCGGGCACCCCGACGCCCACGCCGACCCCCACCGACACGGTGGCCAAGCTGGCGGACGCGGGCACGGCGAAGCTCACCGCGATGGCGGGCGACCAGTTCAGCAAGAAGATCAGCACCAGCGCCGAGACCTCGGCCGGCAAGGCTGTCGGCAAGGTCAGGATCCGGTTCACGATCGTCGGGACCACCGACGCCACGTTCGTCGGCGGCGAGAAGGTAGCCGCGGTCACCACCAACGCCTCCGGTGTGGCCGTCGCCCCCGCCCTCCAAGCCGGCGAGACCACCGGTGACTTCACCGTCCGCGCGACCGTCGTCGGCCGTACGATCGCCGGTCTCGACTACACGGCCAGCGTCACGCCCCGCGTCGCCGACACCCTGGTCCGCACCAGCACCACGGCGCTGACCTGCACCCCGGGCGGGGAGTTCGCCGACCAGGTCGAGGTGAAGGCCACGAACGACGGCGCGGTCGCCGACAAGGTCGCCGCCACCGCGACCCTCATCAAGGCCGCCGACGACGCCACCGAGAACGACAAGGGCCCCTACTTCAAGGACGCGGACGGCAAGACCGTACGCACCCTCACGGGCCTGGCCACGGACGCCGACGGCCTGCTCAAGCTGCCGAAGCTGTACGCCGACGACACCACCGGCACCTTCCTGCTCCGGATCACCACGACGGGCGGCGCGACCCTCACGGTCGAACTGACCGTGGCGGCGGCCGACACCTCGTCGTCCAGCCCGAGCGCGAGCCCGAGCCCGTCCGCGTCGCCGAGCGCGTAG
- a CDS encoding SPW_0924 family protein, whose amino-acid sequence MRALIAAATGLVLAFALVLTVTAMGSPMGKTSPKPLLTTVPAHP is encoded by the coding sequence ATGCGCGCCCTGATCGCCGCCGCGACCGGACTCGTGCTCGCGTTCGCGCTGGTCCTGACCGTCACCGCGATGGGCTCACCGATGGGCAAGACCTCCCCGAAACCGCTGCTGACGACGGTGCCCGCGCACCCGTAA